The following is a genomic window from Methanofollis sp..
GGAAAAGAAGCGGCGCTTCATCGAAGACATGGACCGCATCGAAGAAGAAGGTGACTTCGTGGAGCTGGACTTTGGCGTACAAAATTCTGATTGATCGGAAGGTCGGAGAGTCCCTTCGCCGCCTCAGTCCAAAAAGCCAGCGGATCATCATGGACAAACTCTCCACTCTTGTCGAGGATCCCTATCCTGGCAATGGAAGCGACAAAGAGCGCCTCTGTGTGCAAGGCCGTGATGATACCTATCGACTTCACATCAGC
Proteins encoded in this region:
- a CDS encoding type II toxin-antitoxin system RelE/ParE family toxin; protein product: MTSWSWTLAYKILIDRKVGESLRRLSPKSQRIIMDKLSTLVEDPYPGNGSDKERLCVQGRDDTYRLHISHTYTAFYRIHEPEKEVRILAVMSIEQAHKKYGWF